Proteins encoded in a region of the Chiloscyllium punctatum isolate Juve2018m chromosome 16, sChiPun1.3, whole genome shotgun sequence genome:
- the fam43b gene encoding protein FAM43B codes for MLPWRKSKLVLLDEENQAKAKSLPGGGLSYSSLLSSLVRACPGIWPQCPLPRLGNMFRSRRQKLQLTRDAPSYTVWYLGNAVTFTARGEGCTEQAVARIWARCEQGTAGTKMKLTIGPHGIRMRQAEYKCKQIGHLYLLHRITYCAADGQRRRVLAWVYRHQVKHKAVVLRCHAVLLCKAARAQELAAQLQQLSRSAFADFKRLKRQDDARHRQQQRLGQGMVPLVPIRKLLNSQCPYRPPLERARSGLRLMPIAEDVAGEEQEERGLEPGTDSGITNVCHQLSSWHIDPSLHQPPRLYPLPLGQALGTARERVD; via the coding sequence atgcTGCCCTGGAGAAAGAGCAAGCTGGTCCTGTTGGATGAGGAAAACCAGGCGAAGGCGAAGAGTTTACCGGGCGGCGGTCTGAGCTACAGCTCGCTGCTGTCCTCCTTGGTGCGGGCATGTCCTGGCATTTGGCCTCAGTGCCCGCTGCCCAGGCTCGGTAACATGTTCAGGAGCAGGCGGCAGAAGCTGCAGCTGACCCGTGACGCCCCGAGCTACACGGTCTGGTACCTGGGTAACGCGGTGACCTTCACTGCCCGGGGGGAAGGCTGCACCGAGCAGGCAGTGGCCAGAATCTGGGCACGGTGTGAGCAGGGCACGGCGGGCACCAAGATGAAGCTCACCATTGGCCCCCACGGCATCCGGATGAGGCAGGCGGAATACAAATGCAAACAGATCGGCCACTTGTACCTTCTGCACAGGATCACGTACTGCGCGGCGGACGGGCAGCGGCGGCGGGTGTTAGCTTGGGTTTACCGGCACCAGGTGAAGCACAAGGCGGTGGTGCTGCGATGCCACGCGGTGCTGCTGTGTAAAGCCGCCCGGGCCCAGGAACTAGCGGCTCAGCTCCAGCAGCTCTCCCGCTCAGCCTTCGCCGACTTCAAGCGGCTCAAGCGGCAGGACGATGCCCGGCACCGGCAGCAGCAGCGGCTCGGCCAGGGCATGGTGCCCCTGGTGCCCATCAGGAAGCTCCTCAACAGCCAGTGCCCATACCGACCTCCCCTGGAGCGGGCCCGGAGCGGCCTCAGGTTAATGCCCATCGCTGAGGATGTGGCCGGGGAGGAGCAGGAGGAGCGCGGGCTGGAGCCTGGCACTGACTCTGGGATCACCAACGTGTGCCACCAACTCAGCTCCTGGCACATCGACCCCTCCCTGCACCAGCCTCCCCGCCTGTACCCTCTCCCCTTGGGCCAGGCACTAGGCACAGCCCGGGAGCGGGTGGACTGA